In Rahnella variigena, one DNA window encodes the following:
- the argO gene encoding arginine exporter ArgO: MLAIFLQGLAMSAAMILPIGPQNAFVMNQGIRRQYHLMIAGLCALSDIALICGGIFGGSALLSQSPTLLLLVSWGGVAFLLWYGWGAFRTAFSKNPELAQAEVAKQSRWKIVVSMLAVTWLNPHVYLDTFVVLGSLGGSLSPDERSWFALGAVSASVIWFFGLAILAAMLAPWLNTGKVQRVINFIVGVIMWGIALQLARQTGVL; the protein is encoded by the coding sequence GTGCTGGCTATTTTCCTGCAAGGACTGGCGATGAGCGCCGCAATGATTTTACCGATTGGCCCGCAGAATGCGTTTGTAATGAATCAGGGCATTCGCCGACAGTATCACCTGATGATTGCCGGATTATGCGCGCTGAGCGATATTGCGCTGATCTGCGGCGGCATCTTTGGCGGCAGCGCACTGCTGAGTCAATCTCCGACATTACTGTTACTGGTGAGCTGGGGTGGAGTTGCGTTTTTACTGTGGTATGGCTGGGGTGCATTTCGCACGGCATTCAGCAAAAATCCTGAACTGGCGCAGGCCGAAGTGGCGAAGCAAAGCCGCTGGAAAATTGTCGTCAGCATGCTGGCGGTCACCTGGCTGAATCCGCACGTATATCTCGATACTTTCGTGGTACTCGGCAGTCTGGGTGGCAGTCTGAGCCCTGATGAGCGTTCGTGGTTTGCGCTCGGTGCGGTCAGTGCATCGGTAATATGGTTCTTCGGGCTGGCCATCCTCGCCGCGATGCTGGCGCCGTGGCTGAATACCGGCAAAGTGCAGCGGGTCATCAATTTTATCGTTGGCGTGATCATGTGGGGCATTGCCCTACAACTGGCTCGCCAGACCGGTGTGCTTTAA
- a CDS encoding lysozyme inhibitor LprI family protein, with the protein MRIALFALFALTPFVHAAETDCKNATTQMDMNICAGQEFKRSDTLLNQAYKQKMAQLSPEQQTKFKAAQRSWIAFRDNDCAFMSSGVDGGSVQPMIYSGCLQQKTEQRTKEINDILHCEEGDLSCP; encoded by the coding sequence ATGCGTATAGCGTTGTTCGCGTTATTTGCCCTGACACCTTTTGTTCATGCCGCTGAAACCGACTGTAAAAATGCCACGACGCAGATGGATATGAACATTTGTGCCGGACAGGAGTTCAAACGCAGTGATACGTTATTAAATCAGGCCTATAAACAAAAAATGGCGCAGCTTTCGCCGGAGCAGCAAACCAAATTCAAAGCAGCCCAGCGCAGCTGGATTGCATTTCGTGATAACGACTGCGCGTTTATGTCTTCCGGCGTTGACGGGGGTTCTGTTCAGCCGATGATCTATTCCGGCTGTCTGCAACAGAAAACCGAGCAGCGCACCAAAGAAATTAATGACATTCTGCACTGCGAAGAAGGCGATTTAAGCTGTCCTTAA
- the fbaA gene encoding class II fructose-bisphosphate aldolase, with amino-acid sequence MSKIFDFVKPGVITGDDVQKVFAIAKENKFALPAVNCVGTDSINAVLEAAAKVRSPVIVQFSNGGAAFIAGKGLKTDVPQGAAILGAISGAHHVHQMAEHYGVPVILHTDHCAKKLLPWIDGLLDAGEAHFAKTGKPLFSSHMIDLSEESLEENIEICSKYLARMAKIDMTLEIELGCTGGEEDGVDNSHMDASALYTQPQDVDYAYEKLNAISPRFTIAASFGNVHGVYKPGNVKLTPTILRDSQEYVCKKHNLPHNSLNFVFHGGSGSTAAEIKESVGYGVIKMNIDTDTQWANWDGILQFYKKNEAYLQGQLGNPEGADKPNKKFYDPRVWLRAAQSSMVTRLELAFKELNAIDVL; translated from the coding sequence ATGTCTAAAATTTTTGATTTCGTAAAACCAGGCGTTATCACTGGTGATGATGTACAGAAAGTTTTCGCTATTGCTAAAGAAAACAAATTTGCTCTGCCAGCGGTTAACTGCGTAGGCACCGACTCTATCAACGCCGTTCTCGAAGCTGCTGCGAAAGTCCGTTCACCGGTTATCGTTCAGTTCTCTAACGGTGGCGCTGCGTTCATCGCAGGTAAAGGCCTGAAAACTGACGTGCCACAAGGCGCGGCAATCCTGGGTGCAATCTCTGGCGCACATCACGTACATCAGATGGCAGAACATTACGGCGTGCCAGTCATCCTGCACACCGACCATTGCGCGAAGAAACTGCTGCCATGGATCGACGGTCTGCTGGACGCGGGTGAAGCTCACTTCGCTAAAACCGGTAAGCCACTGTTCTCTTCACACATGATCGACCTGTCTGAAGAATCCCTGGAAGAAAACATCGAAATTTGCAGCAAGTACTTAGCTCGCATGGCAAAAATCGACATGACTCTGGAAATCGAACTGGGTTGCACCGGCGGTGAAGAAGATGGCGTGGACAACAGCCATATGGACGCATCTGCACTGTACACTCAGCCGCAAGACGTTGATTACGCATACGAAAAACTGAACGCTATCAGCCCGCGTTTCACTATCGCTGCGTCATTCGGTAACGTACACGGTGTTTACAAACCAGGTAACGTCAAACTGACTCCAACGATCCTGCGTGATTCTCAGGAATACGTGTGCAAGAAACACAACCTGCCACACAACAGCCTGAACTTCGTCTTCCACGGCGGTTCCGGTTCTACTGCAGCAGAAATCAAAGAATCTGTAGGCTACGGTGTTATCAAAATGAACATCGACACCGACACCCAGTGGGCTAACTGGGACGGTATCCTGCAGTTCTACAAGAAAAACGAAGCTTACCTGCAAGGTCAGTTGGGTAACCCGGAAGGCGCGGACAAACCTAACAAGAAATTCTATGACCCGCGCGTATGGCTGCGTGCTGCACAGTCTTCCATGGTGACTCGCCTGGAACTGGCATTCAAAGAACTGAACGCAATCGACGTACTGTAA
- a CDS encoding SDR family oxidoreductase — MTKTWFITGTSTGLGRLLTGQLLLRGDRVIATLRKPGALDDLLASYGDRLQILMLDITDTSAIRTAVGAAFAKAGRIDVVVSNAGYGLFGAGEEVSDGQIERQIATNLVGSIQLIRAVLPHLRTQGGGRIVQVSSEGGQIAYPNFSLYHATKWGIEGFVESVAQEVKPFGIDFLIIEPGPTSTEFGAGLDHAEPMDCYETTPAGEVRRAIASGDFAIKGDALNTVRAMIAAADEVNPPLRLALGSTAYASVSQALTERLRVLEAQKDVTFSADK, encoded by the coding sequence ATGACAAAGACATGGTTTATTACCGGAACATCCACCGGCCTCGGACGCCTGCTCACCGGGCAGCTGCTTCTGCGCGGCGACAGGGTGATCGCCACATTACGCAAACCGGGCGCGCTTGACGACTTGCTGGCAAGTTATGGAGATCGGCTGCAAATCCTCATGCTCGATATCACCGATACATCGGCTATCCGAACCGCCGTCGGCGCTGCATTTGCCAAAGCCGGACGTATAGATGTGGTGGTCAGTAATGCAGGTTACGGCCTGTTTGGCGCAGGTGAAGAAGTCAGTGACGGGCAAATCGAAAGACAGATCGCCACCAATCTGGTGGGTTCTATCCAGCTTATCCGCGCCGTTTTGCCACACCTGCGCACACAAGGAGGCGGCCGGATTGTGCAGGTTTCATCAGAAGGCGGGCAGATCGCTTATCCGAATTTCAGCCTATATCATGCAACAAAATGGGGAATTGAAGGATTTGTCGAATCGGTGGCGCAGGAGGTGAAACCGTTTGGTATCGACTTCCTGATTATTGAACCGGGCCCGACCAGTACGGAATTTGGCGCAGGTCTGGATCACGCCGAACCGATGGACTGCTATGAAACCACACCTGCCGGTGAAGTACGCCGTGCGATTGCATCCGGTGATTTCGCCATTAAAGGCGACGCGCTGAACACCGTCAGGGCGATGATCGCCGCTGCCGATGAAGTGAATCCGCCGCTGCGTCTCGCGCTCGGCAGCACGGCTTACGCGTCGGTCAGTCAGGCACTGACAGAAAGATTACGGGTACTGGAGGCACAAAAAGACGTAACGTTTTCAGCAGATAAATAG
- a CDS encoding oxidative stress defense protein: MKLKALAVAAMLGLGTLPLALQAAELPAGPHVVTSGTASVDATPDIATLAIEVSVSANDSASAKKQADERVAAYYAFLQKNGIEKKDINAANLRTQPEYNYLKDGTSQLKGYRAVRQVQVTLRQLDKLNELLDGALKSGLNEVRAVELGVANPDKFRDEARQKAIENATQQAKSLAEGFNTKLGPVYSIRYHVANYQPMPVARMYKTAEAAGQSDVAQTYEQQSIHFDDQVDVVFELQPQAPAPAPAQ; encoded by the coding sequence GTGAAACTGAAAGCATTAGCTGTAGCAGCGATGTTGGGATTAGGGACATTACCTTTGGCGTTGCAAGCGGCGGAATTACCTGCCGGACCGCACGTGGTGACGTCAGGCACGGCGAGTGTTGATGCGACGCCGGATATCGCGACGCTGGCGATTGAAGTCAGCGTGTCGGCGAATGATTCAGCCAGCGCCAAGAAACAGGCTGATGAACGCGTAGCGGCCTATTATGCGTTCCTGCAAAAAAACGGCATTGAGAAAAAAGATATCAATGCGGCCAACCTGCGTACTCAGCCGGAATACAATTACCTGAAAGATGGCACTTCACAGCTGAAAGGCTACCGTGCTGTGCGTCAGGTGCAGGTGACTTTGCGTCAGCTGGATAAACTGAACGAATTGCTGGATGGCGCACTGAAATCAGGTCTGAATGAAGTGCGTGCGGTTGAACTGGGCGTGGCTAATCCGGATAAATTCCGTGATGAAGCGCGTCAGAAAGCCATCGAAAACGCTACTCAGCAGGCGAAATCACTGGCTGAAGGCTTCAATACCAAACTGGGGCCGGTTTACAGCATTCGTTATCACGTGGCTAACTACCAGCCAATGCCGGTGGCGCGTATGTATAAAACCGCCGAAGCCGCAGGGCAGAGCGATGTCGCGCAGACCTATGAGCAGCAGAGTATTCACTTCGACGATCAGGTCGATGTGGTGTTCGAATTGCAGCCGCAGGCACCAGCACCAGCACCGGCTCAGTAA
- a CDS encoding beta-galactosidase: MTSSAEDKLSSLATVLARRDWEKPASTQCNRLPAHPPFNSWRDAQEARGNQPSERIRSLNGEWVFSYFTRPEAVPEQWLQQDLADADPVQVPSNWQLAGYDAPIYTNVQYPIPVNPPFVPEENPTGCYSLTVSVDKDWLNSGQTRIVFNGVNSAFYLWCNGQWIGYSQDSRLPAEFDLSHVLHSGENRLAVMVLRWSDGSYLEDQDMWRMSGIFRDVTLLHKPVEQITDYQVRTHLFHGFTQAELEVQVSAAVPQENAADYQVRVQLWQGDKPVAEHQQPLGSEIIDERGAAYDRTTLRLPVSQPALWSAEQPALYRAVISLISPQGQLIEAEACDVGFRQVEISNGLLKVNGQPVLIRGTNRHEHHPENGQVMDEATMRRDIVLMKQHNFNAVRCSHYPNHPLWYKLCDEYGLYVVDEANIETHGMQPMNRLSDDPVWFNAFSERVTRMVQRDRNHPCIIIWSLGNESGHGANHDALYSWIKSVDPTRPVQYEGGGANSAATDIICPMYSRVEQDQPFPAVPKWSIKKWISMPDETRPLILCEYAHAMGNSFGGFDKYWKAFRQFPRLQGGFVWDWVDQSLLHTGENGERYMAYGGDFGDTPNDRQFCMNGLVFADRTPHPSLFEAQRAQQFFQFSLTGTSPLTLEIHSEYLFRHSDNEQLVWRIERDGEVISQGETVLNIAPCGKQTLELGDIPQAEGDLWLNVAVHQLQATAWSEAGHRSAWDQWQLPQPLTLPVPEKISAAAPVLDQQGDLISVVHGAQRWQFSQQTGQLEQWFDGKTPRLLSALRDQFVRAPVDNDIGVSEVTRIDPNAWVERWKAAGMYQLESRLLNISADQLQDGVVIITTHAFMAGEEMRLLSRKIFRIDNQGELHISADVRVAANVPSPGRIGLTCQLAETAENVSWLGLGPHENYPDRRLAAQHGRWTLPLGELYTPYVFPTENGLRGDTRELDYAGWKLRGNFHFGLSRYSLQQLMETSHRHLLREEEGTWLNIDGFHMGVGGDDSWSPSVSPDFLLTAGQYHYSFTMKRA, translated from the coding sequence ATGACTTCATCAGCGGAAGATAAATTATCATCACTGGCCACCGTTCTGGCCCGCCGTGACTGGGAAAAACCTGCCTCGACGCAGTGCAACAGATTACCCGCGCACCCGCCTTTCAACAGCTGGCGTGATGCACAAGAAGCCAGGGGAAATCAGCCTTCAGAAAGGATCCGCAGCCTGAACGGCGAATGGGTATTCAGCTATTTCACCCGTCCGGAAGCGGTGCCGGAGCAATGGTTACAGCAGGATCTGGCGGATGCGGATCCCGTACAGGTGCCCTCCAACTGGCAACTGGCAGGCTATGACGCACCGATTTATACCAACGTACAGTATCCGATCCCGGTCAATCCGCCGTTTGTGCCTGAAGAAAACCCCACCGGTTGTTACTCGCTCACAGTTTCTGTGGATAAAGACTGGCTGAACAGCGGACAGACGCGCATCGTGTTTAACGGCGTCAATTCCGCGTTCTATTTGTGGTGCAACGGCCAGTGGATCGGCTATTCGCAGGACAGCCGTTTACCGGCGGAATTCGATCTCAGTCATGTGCTGCACTCGGGTGAAAACCGTCTGGCGGTGATGGTGCTTCGCTGGAGCGATGGCAGCTATCTGGAAGATCAGGATATGTGGCGCATGAGCGGTATTTTCCGCGATGTTACGTTGCTGCATAAACCGGTGGAGCAAATTACGGATTACCAGGTGCGCACGCATCTGTTCCATGGCTTCACGCAGGCCGAGCTGGAAGTGCAGGTCAGTGCCGCCGTGCCGCAGGAAAACGCGGCTGATTATCAGGTGCGTGTCCAGTTATGGCAGGGCGATAAACCGGTCGCAGAACATCAGCAACCGCTGGGCAGCGAAATTATCGATGAACGCGGGGCGGCATATGACCGCACTACGCTGCGCCTGCCTGTCAGCCAGCCGGCTTTATGGAGCGCAGAACAACCGGCGCTGTATCGTGCCGTGATTTCCCTGATTTCTCCGCAAGGCCAGCTTATAGAAGCCGAAGCCTGTGACGTCGGTTTCCGTCAGGTGGAAATCAGCAACGGGCTGCTGAAAGTGAACGGTCAGCCGGTATTGATCCGCGGCACCAACCGCCACGAACATCATCCTGAAAACGGTCAGGTGATGGATGAAGCCACCATGCGCCGTGACATTGTGCTGATGAAACAGCACAACTTTAACGCCGTGCGCTGCTCGCATTATCCGAACCATCCGCTGTGGTACAAGCTGTGTGACGAATACGGTCTGTATGTGGTCGATGAAGCCAATATCGAAACCCACGGCATGCAGCCGATGAACCGTTTGTCGGACGATCCGGTATGGTTCAACGCTTTCAGCGAACGCGTTACACGTATGGTTCAGCGCGACCGCAATCATCCGTGCATTATCATCTGGTCACTGGGCAACGAATCCGGGCATGGCGCAAACCACGACGCGTTATACAGCTGGATCAAATCTGTCGATCCGACCCGTCCTGTGCAGTACGAAGGCGGCGGCGCTAACAGCGCAGCAACCGACATTATCTGCCCGATGTATTCCCGCGTTGAGCAGGATCAGCCGTTCCCGGCGGTACCAAAATGGTCGATTAAAAAGTGGATCAGCATGCCGGATGAAACACGTCCGCTGATCCTCTGCGAATACGCTCACGCGATGGGTAACAGCTTCGGCGGTTTCGACAAATACTGGAAAGCCTTCCGTCAGTTCCCGCGCTTGCAGGGCGGTTTCGTCTGGGACTGGGTCGATCAGAGTCTGTTGCATACCGGCGAAAACGGCGAACGCTATATGGCTTACGGCGGTGATTTTGGCGATACGCCAAACGATCGTCAGTTCTGCATGAATGGTCTGGTATTTGCCGACCGCACGCCGCATCCGTCCTTGTTCGAAGCGCAGCGCGCCCAGCAATTCTTCCAGTTCTCCCTGACCGGTACCTCGCCGCTGACGCTGGAAATTCACAGTGAATACCTGTTCCGTCACAGCGATAACGAACAGTTAGTCTGGCGCATTGAACGTGACGGCGAAGTCATCTCGCAGGGCGAAACGGTACTGAATATCGCGCCATGCGGTAAACAAACGTTAGAGCTGGGCGATATCCCGCAGGCAGAAGGCGATTTGTGGCTGAACGTCGCAGTACACCAGCTGCAGGCAACCGCGTGGTCAGAAGCGGGGCACCGAAGCGCCTGGGATCAATGGCAGCTGCCGCAGCCGCTGACCTTGCCGGTGCCGGAGAAAATCTCCGCCGCTGCGCCGGTTCTGGATCAGCAGGGCGACCTGATTTCCGTAGTACACGGCGCGCAACGCTGGCAGTTCAGTCAGCAAACCGGCCAGCTGGAACAGTGGTTTGATGGCAAAACGCCGCGCCTGCTTAGCGCACTGCGCGACCAGTTTGTCCGTGCGCCGGTAGATAACGATATCGGCGTCAGCGAAGTCACGCGTATCGACCCGAATGCCTGGGTGGAGCGCTGGAAAGCCGCCGGCATGTATCAGCTGGAATCGCGTCTGCTGAATATCTCCGCCGATCAGTTGCAGGACGGCGTGGTGATTATTACCACGCACGCGTTTATGGCGGGCGAGGAAATGCGCCTGCTGAGCCGCAAAATTTTCCGCATCGATAATCAGGGCGAGCTACATATCAGTGCCGATGTTCGCGTGGCAGCAAACGTACCGTCGCCGGGGCGCATTGGCCTGACCTGTCAGCTGGCAGAAACAGCAGAAAACGTCAGCTGGCTGGGGCTGGGGCCACACGAAAACTACCCGGATCGCCGTCTGGCCGCACAACATGGGCGATGGACTTTGCCACTTGGTGAGCTCTATACGCCTTACGTATTCCCGACCGAAAACGGCCTGCGCGGGGATACCCGTGAGCTGGATTATGCCGGATGGAAACTGCGCGGTAATTTCCACTTTGGTCTTAGCCGCTACAGCCTGCAACAGCTGATGGAGACCAGTCATCGTCATTTACTGCGTGAAGAAGAGGGCACCTGGCTGAACATCGACGGCTTCCATATGGGCGTCGGCGGCGATGATTCGTGGAGCCCGAGCGTCAGCCCCGATTTCCTGCTGACAGCCGGTCAGTACCATTATTCGTTCACCATGAAACGTGCCTGA
- a CDS encoding MFS transporter codes for MYYLKNTNFWMFGLFFFFYFFIMGAYFPFFPIWLHDINQISKSDTGIIFASISLFSLLFQPVFGLLADKLGLKKHLLWIITGMLILFAPFFIYVFGPLLKINIYLGSVVGGIYLGLIYNAGAPAIEAYIEKVSRRSSFEFGRARMFGCVGWALCASVVGIMFTINNEFVFWLGSGCAVILAILLLIAKPEVTSSARVANELGANSKPFNLKLAVELLKDKKLWFLALYVIGVSCTYDVFDQQFANFFTSFFTSSSEGTRVFGYVTTMGELLNACIMFFAPLIVNRIGGKNALLLAGTIMSVRIIGSSFASSPLEVVVLKTLHMFEVPFLIVGCFKYITSVFEVRFSATIYLVTFCFFKQVAIIFMSVFAGNMYDRIGFHGTYLILGLVALTFTIISAFTLSGRGPLQAFKTPESLKNSHANS; via the coding sequence ATGTATTACCTGAAAAATACTAACTTTTGGATGTTCGGGCTGTTCTTCTTCTTTTACTTTTTCATCATGGGCGCCTACTTCCCGTTTTTCCCGATCTGGCTGCATGACATCAATCAGATCAGCAAAAGTGACACCGGCATTATCTTTGCCAGCATTTCGCTGTTCTCGCTGTTATTCCAGCCGGTGTTCGGTTTACTGGCGGATAAACTGGGGCTGAAAAAGCATCTGCTGTGGATCATCACCGGTATGCTAATCCTCTTCGCGCCCTTCTTTATCTACGTGTTTGGCCCGTTACTGAAAATTAATATTTATCTCGGTTCGGTCGTTGGCGGGATTTACCTTGGTCTGATTTATAACGCCGGTGCGCCTGCCATTGAAGCCTATATTGAGAAAGTCAGCCGCCGCAGCAGCTTTGAATTTGGTCGTGCCCGCATGTTTGGCTGTGTCGGCTGGGCGCTGTGTGCATCGGTAGTCGGTATCATGTTTACCATCAACAATGAGTTCGTGTTCTGGCTTGGTTCCGGCTGTGCGGTGATCCTCGCGATTTTGCTGCTTATTGCCAAACCAGAAGTCACCTCCAGCGCCCGCGTGGCCAACGAACTGGGAGCGAATAGCAAACCGTTCAATCTCAAACTGGCGGTGGAACTGCTGAAAGATAAAAAACTGTGGTTCCTGGCGTTGTACGTCATCGGCGTTTCCTGCACATACGACGTGTTTGACCAGCAGTTTGCCAACTTCTTTACCTCGTTCTTCACGTCATCTTCTGAAGGGACGCGCGTCTTTGGCTATGTGACCACCATGGGCGAGTTACTTAACGCCTGCATCATGTTCTTCGCGCCGCTGATTGTGAACCGCATTGGCGGTAAGAATGCGCTGCTGCTGGCCGGGACAATTATGTCTGTACGCATCATCGGCTCGTCTTTCGCGTCATCGCCGCTGGAAGTGGTTGTGCTGAAAACCCTGCATATGTTCGAGGTGCCGTTCCTGATTGTCGGTTGCTTCAAATACATTACGTCCGTATTTGAAGTACGCTTCTCCGCGACGATTTATCTGGTGACGTTCTGCTTCTTCAAACAGGTGGCAATCATCTTTATGTCGGTGTTCGCGGGCAATATGTATGACCGTATCGGTTTCCACGGAACGTATCTGATCCTGGGCTTGGTCGCACTGACCTTCACGATAATCTCAGCCTTTACGCTGAGTGGTCGCGGGCCATTGCAGGCCTTCAAAACGCCCGAATCGCTGAAAAACAGTCACGCAAATTCTTAA
- the mscS gene encoding small-conductance mechanosensitive channel MscS, with protein sequence MDDLNVVGSINNAGNWLVRNQALLLHYAVNIVAAIFILIVGMIIARIVSGAVSRVLKVRGIDITVSDFLSAMVRYAIIAFTLIAVLGRIGVQTTSVIAVIGAAGLAVGLALQGSLSNFAAGVLLVIFRPFRAGEYVDLGGVAGTVTQVQIFSTTLRTPDNKIIVVPNGKIIAGNIINNSREPTSRIDLTIGVGYDSDIDLVKQLLTEIVTADPRVLKDKDVVVRLNEMAASTLNFIVYAWTSNGDAQNVKWDLLESFKRALDKNNINIAYPQMDVHLYQVANAAGNQQEERRSFE encoded by the coding sequence ATGGATGATTTGAATGTTGTAGGCAGCATTAATAATGCTGGCAACTGGTTGGTAAGAAACCAGGCCTTACTGCTTCATTACGCTGTGAATATTGTGGCCGCTATTTTCATTCTGATTGTCGGTATGATTATCGCCCGCATCGTTTCCGGTGCCGTCAGCCGGGTTTTAAAGGTTCGTGGCATTGATATTACGGTTTCCGACTTCCTTTCCGCCATGGTGCGTTACGCGATTATTGCGTTCACGCTGATTGCGGTTCTGGGACGGATCGGCGTGCAAACCACGTCCGTGATTGCGGTTATCGGTGCTGCCGGTCTGGCCGTCGGTCTGGCATTGCAGGGTTCACTGTCTAACTTTGCAGCCGGCGTTTTGCTGGTGATCTTCCGTCCGTTCCGCGCCGGTGAATATGTTGACCTTGGTGGTGTGGCGGGTACTGTCACTCAGGTACAAATTTTCTCCACCACACTGCGTACGCCGGACAACAAAATCATTGTGGTGCCAAACGGTAAAATCATCGCTGGTAACATCATCAACAACTCCCGCGAACCAACCAGCCGTATCGACCTGACCATTGGCGTGGGTTATGACTCTGACATCGATCTGGTTAAGCAACTCCTGACCGAGATCGTTACTGCCGATCCGCGTGTTTTGAAAGATAAAGACGTTGTGGTTCGTCTGAACGAAATGGCAGCATCAACCCTGAATTTCATCGTGTACGCATGGACCAGCAACGGTGATGCGCAGAACGTGAAATGGGATCTGCTTGAGTCGTTCAAACGCGCACTGGATAAAAACAACATCAACATTGCTTATCCGCAGATGGATGTTCACCTTTATCAGGTCGCGAATGCGGCAGGCAACCAGCAGGAAGAACGTCGCTCGTTCGAATAA
- a CDS encoding LacI family DNA-binding transcriptional regulator, producing MKPKSVTLDDVARHAGVSYQTVSRVLNQAAHVSVRTRNKVEQAMAALNYVPNRVAQQLAGKQSFTLGLATTELALHAPSQIASAMKTRANQLGFNVVISMIDNLSLAACRTAVNELMSQRVDGVLINVPLSNDDAAAIAQLCGNLPALFLDVDPEADVFKILFDPHCGAKQGVEHLLALGHQQIAVLTGPLESISARLRYEGWLNTLATHDITPCVVQHGDWSAASGYQQALLLLNQPVRPTAILVANDQMALGVLRAVHEFGLRVPEQISVIGYDDTEDSAFFFPPLTTIKQDFRLLGHESVNRLVDHLHNHSDHHSDSLLLPTSLVERYTTARPGAENVSQEALSQELIRIARQLSAL from the coding sequence ATGAAGCCAAAATCTGTCACCCTTGATGATGTCGCGCGCCACGCGGGTGTGTCTTATCAGACCGTTTCGCGTGTACTGAATCAGGCAGCGCACGTGTCGGTAAGAACGCGCAACAAAGTCGAACAGGCGATGGCAGCGCTCAATTACGTTCCGAACCGCGTTGCCCAGCAACTGGCGGGTAAACAAAGCTTCACCCTCGGACTGGCGACCACCGAACTGGCGCTGCATGCCCCATCACAAATCGCGTCGGCGATGAAAACCCGCGCAAACCAGTTAGGTTTCAACGTCGTGATTTCGATGATTGATAACCTGAGTCTGGCCGCCTGTCGCACGGCGGTGAACGAACTGATGTCGCAGCGGGTGGACGGCGTGCTGATTAACGTGCCGCTGTCGAATGACGATGCGGCTGCAATCGCACAGCTTTGTGGCAATTTACCGGCGCTGTTTCTGGATGTGGATCCAGAAGCTGACGTCTTCAAAATTCTGTTCGATCCGCACTGCGGGGCGAAGCAGGGCGTAGAGCATTTGCTGGCGCTAGGTCATCAGCAGATCGCGGTGCTGACCGGCCCGCTTGAATCCATCTCAGCGCGCCTGCGTTATGAAGGCTGGCTGAATACGCTGGCGACGCACGATATTACGCCCTGTGTGGTTCAGCACGGCGACTGGAGCGCAGCGTCGGGTTATCAGCAGGCGTTATTACTGCTCAATCAGCCGGTGCGCCCGACGGCGATTCTGGTCGCCAATGACCAGATGGCGCTCGGCGTCTTGCGCGCTGTGCACGAGTTTGGCCTGCGGGTGCCGGAACAAATATCGGTAATTGGCTATGACGATACCGAAGACAGCGCCTTTTTCTTCCCGCCGCTGACCACCATCAAACAGGATTTCCGTCTGCTCGGTCACGAGAGCGTCAACCGGCTGGTGGATCATCTGCATAATCACAGCGATCACCACAGCGACTCACTGTTGCTGCCCACGTCCCTGGTTGAGCGCTACACCACCGCCCGACCTGGCGCAGAAAATGTGTCACAGGAAGCGTTGTCGCAGGAACTGATCCGCATCGCCCGTCAGCTCAGCGCGCTCTGA